A genome region from Chengkuizengella sp. SCS-71B includes the following:
- a CDS encoding DUF2157 domain-containing protein yields MRKLLQKEGLGWVEKQIISNEQFNQILELYPEQDKRSYKIIPILASLLIGLGILTFIASNWSLISNPIKLLIILIVMLGFYGFGEQKVAKGSLVMGHCFISLGVVAFGAGIILTGQMFHISANDVTSFIVWGLAGLAMTYIYRSSLLFYLTLVILNLSQGISLITYNQFSFVTFIFLAIGLGLFAFKYRHHIVIILLLSTSVFIHSLFLFSNYDISWFWMLVPVYLFYVLADIFPKDFFFSIYRKLSLLFFFMFALFMVLYRSSESFSAFHFITFLLIALISIAFKWKNNRLFTGYEWVIMIPVFYLIPFTDVVYIFMMYFFSMYLLWLGFKLRNRMIVNLGSFSFLFSTLVAYLNLTWDFMPKSISFILGGGLLFGIYFILQKQKEKWLIDGGGD; encoded by the coding sequence TTGAGAAAATTATTACAAAAAGAAGGTTTAGGATGGGTTGAAAAACAAATTATTTCAAACGAGCAATTCAATCAAATACTTGAGTTGTATCCAGAACAGGATAAACGTTCTTATAAAATAATACCCATATTAGCTAGTTTATTAATCGGATTAGGGATATTGACTTTTATTGCCTCTAATTGGTCATTAATCTCAAATCCAATAAAATTATTAATTATTTTAATTGTAATGTTAGGTTTTTACGGATTTGGAGAACAAAAGGTTGCTAAGGGATCTTTAGTTATGGGTCATTGTTTCATATCATTAGGAGTAGTTGCCTTTGGTGCTGGCATCATTTTAACTGGTCAGATGTTTCATATAAGTGCAAATGATGTTACCTCATTTATCGTTTGGGGTTTAGCTGGTTTAGCAATGACCTATATATATCGAAGTTCATTACTGTTTTATTTAACACTCGTGATTTTGAATTTATCACAAGGTATTAGTCTGATTACGTATAATCAATTTAGCTTTGTTACCTTTATTTTTCTAGCGATAGGTCTAGGTTTGTTTGCATTTAAGTATAGACATCATATTGTTATTATTTTATTATTATCTACTTCTGTTTTTATTCACTCATTGTTTTTGTTTTCAAATTATGATATCTCTTGGTTTTGGATGCTTGTTCCAGTTTATTTATTTTATGTATTGGCGGATATTTTTCCTAAAGACTTTTTCTTTTCAATATATCGAAAATTAAGTCTATTATTCTTTTTTATGTTTGCATTATTCATGGTTTTATATCGAAGTTCTGAATCTTTTTCAGCTTTTCATTTTATAACCTTTTTGCTTATTGCTTTAATTTCAATTGCATTTAAGTGGAAGAATAATCGATTATTTACAGGGTATGAATGGGTCATAATGATTCCAGTTTTTTATTTGATTCCATTTACAGATGTTGTTTATATATTTATGATGTATTTCTTTTCAATGTATTTATTGTGGCTTGGTTTTAAGCTAAGAAATAGAATGATTGTTAACTTGGGAAGTTTCTCATTTTTGTTCAGTACACTTGTAGCATATCTTAATTTGACTTGGGATTTTATGCCGAAATCAATTTCATTCATACTTGGTGGTGGATTGCTGTTTGGAATTTACTTCATACTGCAAAAACAAAAGGAAAAATGGCTAATCGATGGTGGAGGTGATTGA